The DNA window CCGGTTTGGAGAGCGGTTTCGCGGATGAACTCAGCTATACCGTGCCCGGAGCATTTCCAAAAGTGCAGATCGTCGCCACCGAGGGGCAGTTTTTTCTCACAGTGACGGGGCTGACGGGCCATTCGTACGACATCGAAGCGACGGAGGATTTCACAACCTGGACGATCGTCAGCACAATAACGCTTGGTGCCAGCGGTTCGTCGGATACCACCGACCCGAACGCGGCGAGTTTTTCGAGGCGATATTATCGCACGCGCGAACATCCAGCGATGATGTCTGAAGGCAGTTCGCCTGGCTCTGACGGCGCGCCAATATCGCGACAACAGATGTACAGCAAAGCCTGGTCAGGGTCGCAAATCGCGCAAACTGCTCCGCGAGTCTCCGATGAGAATAAACGAAAGATCAAGCAATGACACTCTATCTCAGCCAAAGATGTTGGGGCCGTTTGTGCCTCCACTGCGCGGCGGCACTACGCGC is part of the Candidatus Angelobacter sp. genome and encodes:
- a CDS encoding fibronectin type III domain-containing protein — protein: MTLAWDQNTDPVVAGYNMYYGVASHIYTNKIDVGNATSVRIPGLVEGTTYFFSVTAYSVPGLESGFADELSYTVPGAFPKVQIVATEGQFFLTVTGLTGHSYDIEATEDFTTWTIVSTITLGASGSSDTTDPNAASFSRRYYRTREHPAMMSEGSSPGSDGAPISRQQMYSKAWSGSQIAQTAPRVSDENKRKIKQ